Proteins encoded together in one Altererythrobacter epoxidivorans window:
- a CDS encoding ATP-dependent helicase — protein sequence MSSDNPPQQRQNAQVPAYAARLNPPQREAVLTTEGPVLMLAGAGTGKTAALTARLAHLVATGRAYPSQILCVTFTNKAAREMRHRVAGHLGEAVEGMPWLGTFHSICAKMLRRHAELVGLESNYTIIDTDDQIRLLKQLINDNDLDEKRWPARQLAGLIDGWKNRGLNPEDLDAVDNEAYANGRGQQFYKLYQDRLKALNACDFGDLLLHMLNIFRREHDVLERYQRQFRYILVDEYQDTNAVQYLWLRLLAQASKNICVVGDDDQSIYSWRGAEVANILRFEKDFPGAKVVKLEQNYRSTPHILGAASGLIRANSERHEKTLWTEHDHGDKVRVIGVWDAPEEARRVGEEIERLEREGASLDEVAILVRAQYQTREFEDRFIQIGINYRIIGGFRFYERAEIRDALAYLRVIAQPQDDLAFERIYNQPKRGLGAKTLEKMHQHARRTGLPLAAASLQIADSDELPARAANTIGGLMRQFLHWREQSEQVTPADLLRMVMTESGYDEMLQKERTAESAGRLENLSELARAMEEYETLGDFLEHVSLVMDNDAADDEETVTIMTMHAAKGLEFDHVFLPGWEEGVFPSQRAIDEGGLASLEEERRLAYVGITRARRRCTIFHAANRRIYGQWTSSIPSRFIEELPPEHIDQETTMTGGASLWRANWTEQEDPFAHVSQSRPDRSGARGPGWQRALATGYETKPVRVQENRRSAASFAAKPRTDVAIGARVFHEKFGYGTVTDQEGNKLEIDFEHSGTKRVIDSFVKLAD from the coding sequence ATGAGCAGCGACAATCCCCCCCAGCAGCGCCAAAACGCGCAAGTGCCCGCCTATGCAGCGCGGCTGAACCCTCCCCAGCGCGAGGCCGTGCTGACGACGGAAGGTCCGGTCCTGATGCTGGCAGGTGCCGGAACCGGCAAGACTGCGGCGCTAACCGCTCGCCTCGCCCACCTGGTTGCCACCGGCAGGGCTTATCCCAGCCAGATCCTGTGCGTGACCTTCACCAACAAGGCTGCGCGCGAAATGCGACACCGTGTTGCCGGGCACCTGGGCGAAGCTGTCGAAGGGATGCCGTGGCTCGGCACCTTCCACTCGATCTGTGCAAAGATGCTGCGCCGTCATGCAGAGCTTGTAGGGCTCGAATCGAATTACACGATCATCGACACCGACGATCAGATCCGCCTGCTGAAACAGCTGATCAACGACAACGATCTTGACGAAAAGCGCTGGCCGGCGCGGCAACTGGCCGGCCTGATCGACGGCTGGAAGAACCGCGGCCTGAACCCCGAAGATCTCGATGCAGTCGACAATGAAGCCTATGCCAATGGCCGGGGACAGCAGTTCTACAAGCTGTACCAAGACCGGTTGAAGGCGCTGAACGCCTGCGATTTCGGCGACCTTCTGCTGCACATGCTCAACATCTTCCGCCGCGAGCATGACGTGCTCGAGCGATATCAGCGGCAATTCCGCTACATCCTCGTCGACGAATACCAGGATACCAATGCGGTCCAGTATCTGTGGCTGCGATTGCTGGCGCAGGCGAGCAAGAATATCTGCGTCGTGGGTGACGACGACCAGTCGATCTATTCCTGGCGCGGCGCCGAAGTCGCCAACATCCTGCGCTTCGAGAAGGATTTTCCCGGCGCAAAGGTAGTGAAGCTGGAGCAGAATTATCGCTCCACTCCTCACATCCTGGGTGCTGCATCGGGCTTGATCCGCGCCAACAGTGAACGCCACGAAAAGACGCTGTGGACCGAGCATGACCACGGCGACAAGGTGCGCGTCATCGGCGTCTGGGATGCCCCGGAAGAGGCCCGGCGTGTGGGCGAGGAAATCGAGCGGCTGGAACGCGAGGGAGCGAGCCTGGACGAAGTCGCCATCCTCGTTCGCGCCCAGTACCAGACCCGCGAGTTCGAAGACCGCTTCATCCAGATCGGGATCAATTATCGCATCATCGGCGGTTTCCGCTTTTACGAGCGTGCCGAAATCCGCGACGCCCTCGCCTATCTGCGCGTCATCGCCCAGCCGCAGGACGATCTCGCTTTCGAGCGCATCTACAACCAGCCCAAGCGTGGGCTTGGCGCGAAGACGCTGGAGAAGATGCACCAGCATGCGCGCCGCACGGGCCTGCCGCTCGCCGCCGCATCATTGCAGATTGCCGACAGCGACGAGTTGCCAGCGCGTGCCGCCAACACCATCGGCGGGTTGATGCGGCAGTTTCTCCACTGGCGCGAGCAGTCCGAGCAGGTCACCCCCGCCGATCTGTTGCGCATGGTGATGACGGAATCGGGCTATGACGAGATGCTCCAGAAAGAGCGGACCGCCGAATCTGCCGGCCGCCTGGAAAACCTGTCCGAACTTGCCCGCGCCATGGAAGAATACGAGACGCTCGGCGATTTCCTCGAACATGTTTCGCTGGTGATGGATAACGACGCGGCCGATGACGAGGAAACCGTCACCATCATGACGATGCACGCTGCAAAGGGGCTCGAATTCGATCACGTTTTCCTGCCCGGCTGGGAAGAAGGCGTCTTCCCCAGCCAGCGCGCGATCGACGAAGGCGGCCTCGCCAGCCTCGAAGAGGAACGCCGCCTCGCCTATGTCGGGATCACCCGTGCGCGGCGTCGATGCACGATTTTCCATGCTGCGAACCGCCGCATTTATGGGCAGTGGACGAGTAGCATCCCGAGCCGTTTCATCGAGGAATTGCCGCCCGAACACATCGATCAGGAAACGACGATGACCGGCGGCGCATCGCTGTGGCGAGCGAACTGGACCGAACAGGAAGACCCCTTCGCGCATGTTTCGCAATCGCGTCCCGACCGCAGCGGCGCGCGCGGTCCGGGCTGGCAACGGGCGCTTGCAACGGGATACGAAACTAAACCTGTGCGCGTGCAGGAAAATCGCCGATCAGCAGCCAGCTTTGCAGCCAAGCCGCGCACCGACGTCGCCATCGGCGCGCGCGTTTTCCATGAAAAGTTCGGCTATGGCACCGTAACCGACCAGGAAGGCAACAAGCTCGAAATCGACTTCGAGCATTCCGGCACGAAGCGTGTCATCGACAGCTTCGTCAAGCTGGCCGACTAG
- a CDS encoding DEAD/DEAH box helicase, translating to MSFADLGLSDELLKAVEAAGYTEPTAIQAEAIPPVLMMKDLIGIAQTGTGKTASFVLPMIDILANGRRRALMPRSLILEPTRELAAQVAENFEKYGVNHDLKMALLIGGVQMGDQVKALNEGVDVLIATPGRLMDLFERGKILLNGCELLVVDEADRMLDMGFIPDIEFICSKLPENRQTMLFSATMPPPIEKLANTFLTNPKRIEVSRAASTNKDITAFKINVNNRAKRETLRWLLRHDQVDTAIIFANRKTTVRELNKSLQRHGFSSGEIHGDMDQTSRLRELERFKAGDINILVASDVAARGLDVKGVSHVFNFDTPWHPDDYVHRIGRTGRAGAKGRAFTFVSEEDAEAIANVEKLTKSKIAVFGKNDVRVELKEPSEDEQEKPRREEKRSRSRDDGDREEKRSRSRDDGDRDEKPKKPRREKQAREDRKPERRPRRDHDDEPVPAGEWNGPRPGFLDVSAT from the coding sequence ATGAGTTTTGCCGATCTCGGCCTCTCCGATGAATTGCTGAAAGCGGTCGAGGCCGCCGGCTATACCGAACCCACCGCAATCCAGGCGGAGGCGATCCCGCCTGTCCTGATGATGAAGGACCTGATCGGTATCGCCCAGACGGGAACGGGCAAGACTGCCAGCTTCGTGCTGCCCATGATCGACATCCTGGCGAACGGCCGCCGCCGTGCCCTTATGCCGCGTTCGCTGATCCTGGAGCCGACCCGCGAACTCGCGGCACAGGTGGCAGAAAACTTCGAAAAATACGGGGTCAACCACGACCTGAAGATGGCCCTGTTGATCGGGGGCGTACAGATGGGCGACCAGGTGAAGGCGCTGAACGAGGGCGTCGATGTCCTGATCGCGACCCCGGGCCGCCTTATGGACCTGTTCGAGCGCGGCAAGATCCTGCTCAACGGCTGCGAGCTCCTCGTCGTCGACGAAGCCGATCGCATGCTCGACATGGGCTTCATCCCCGACATCGAGTTCATCTGCTCCAAGCTTCCCGAAAACCGGCAGACGATGCTGTTCAGTGCGACCATGCCGCCGCCGATCGAGAAGCTGGCGAATACATTTCTGACCAATCCCAAGCGGATCGAGGTCAGCCGCGCTGCGTCCACGAACAAGGACATCACGGCGTTCAAGATCAACGTCAACAACCGTGCAAAGCGCGAGACATTACGGTGGCTGCTACGCCATGACCAGGTCGACACGGCGATTATCTTTGCCAATCGCAAGACCACCGTGCGCGAACTCAACAAGAGCCTGCAGCGCCATGGTTTTTCCAGCGGCGAGATCCATGGCGACATGGACCAGACGAGCCGCCTGCGCGAACTTGAAAGGTTCAAGGCCGGGGACATCAATATCCTTGTTGCGTCCGACGTCGCCGCGCGCGGCCTCGACGTGAAGGGCGTCAGCCACGTCTTCAATTTCGACACCCCGTGGCATCCCGACGATTACGTCCACCGCATCGGTCGTACCGGCCGAGCCGGGGCCAAGGGTCGTGCGTTCACCTTCGTCAGCGAAGAAGACGCGGAAGCAATCGCCAACGTCGAGAAGCTGACCAAGTCGAAGATCGCCGTATTCGGCAAGAATGACGTTCGCGTCGAGCTGAAGGAGCCGAGCGAGGACGAACAGGAAAAACCGCGCCGCGAGGAGAAGCGGAGCCGTTCGCGCGATGATGGTGACCGCGAGGAGAAGCGGAGCCGTTCACGCGATGACGGTGACCGCGACGAGAAGCCGAAAAAGCCGCGGCGCGAGAAGCAGGCGAGGGAAGATCGGAAGCCCGAGCGCCGGCCGCGACGGGATCATGACGATGAACCGGTGCCTGCGGGCGAATGGAACGGCCCGCGTCCCGGCTTCCTGGATGTGAGCGCGACCTAG
- a CDS encoding NADP-dependent isocitrate dehydrogenase, translating into MQKIQVKNPVVELDGDEMTRIIWQWIRERLILPYLDVDLKYYDLSVEKRDETDDQITVDAANAIKQYGVGVKCATITPDEARVEEFNLKKMWKSPNGTIRNILGGVVFREPIVIDNVPRLVPGWTDPIVVGRHAFGDQYRATDTLIPGPGELRLVFKGEDGQEIDLKVFDFPSAGVAMAMYNLDDSIRDFARASFNYGLNLGWPVYLSTKNTIMKAYDGRFKDLFQEVFDNEGFAEKFKAAGIVYEHRLIDDMVASALKWNGKFVWACKNYDGDVQSDTVAQGFGSLGLMTSVLMTPDGKTVEAEAAHGTVTRHYRQHQQGKATSTNPIASIFAWTRGLMYRGKFDDTPDVVRFAETLEKVCIQTVENGSMTKDLALLIGPQQSWMTTEQFFEAIVQNLEKEMASWS; encoded by the coding sequence ATGCAGAAAATTCAGGTCAAGAACCCGGTCGTCGAACTCGACGGCGACGAAATGACGAGGATCATCTGGCAGTGGATTCGCGAACGGCTGATCCTGCCCTACCTCGATGTCGACCTGAAGTATTACGATCTCTCCGTCGAAAAGCGCGACGAAACCGACGACCAGATCACCGTCGATGCCGCCAACGCGATCAAGCAGTACGGCGTCGGCGTGAAATGCGCCACGATCACCCCTGACGAGGCTCGCGTCGAAGAGTTCAACCTGAAGAAGATGTGGAAGTCGCCGAACGGCACGATCCGCAACATCCTCGGCGGCGTGGTGTTCCGTGAACCGATCGTCATCGACAACGTCCCGCGTCTCGTCCCGGGCTGGACCGACCCGATCGTTGTCGGCCGTCACGCTTTCGGCGACCAGTATCGCGCAACCGACACGTTGATTCCGGGCCCCGGCGAGCTGCGTCTCGTCTTCAAGGGCGAGGACGGCCAGGAAATCGACCTCAAGGTCTTCGATTTCCCGAGCGCCGGCGTCGCCATGGCGATGTACAACCTCGACGATTCGATCCGCGACTTCGCTCGCGCGAGCTTCAACTACGGTCTCAACCTTGGCTGGCCGGTTTACCTGTCGACCAAGAACACGATCATGAAAGCCTATGACGGCCGCTTCAAGGACCTTTTCCAGGAAGTGTTCGACAACGAAGGCTTCGCCGAGAAATTCAAGGCTGCGGGCATCGTTTACGAGCACCGCCTGATCGACGACATGGTCGCATCGGCACTCAAGTGGAACGGCAAGTTCGTCTGGGCCTGCAAGAACTACGACGGTGACGTCCAGTCGGACACCGTGGCACAGGGCTTCGGTTCGCTCGGCCTCATGACCTCGGTCCTAATGACCCCGGATGGCAAGACGGTCGAAGCAGAGGCGGCTCACGGCACGGTTACCCGCCACTATCGCCAGCACCAGCAGGGCAAGGCGACGTCGACCAACCCGATCGCCTCGATCTTCGCCTGGACTCGCGGCCTCATGTATCGCGGCAAGTTCGACGACACCCCCGATGTGGTGCGTTTCGCCGAAACGCTCGAGAAGGTCTGCATCCAGACCGTCGAGAACGGCTCGATGACCAAGGACCTCGCGCTCCTGATCGGTCCGCAGCAGAGCTGGATGACCACCGAGCAGTTCTTCGAAGCGATCGTGCAGAACCTCGAGAAGGAAATGGCCAGCTGGTCCTGA
- the cpdR gene encoding cell cycle two-component system response regulator CpdR, with translation MTATDSIKILLAEDDEAMRTYLTRALDNAGYDVKSVAMGTEAVPLLESEHFDLLLSDIVMPEMDGIELAQRCGEISPKTKVMFITGFAAVTLRASREQPQAKVLSKPFHLRDLVLEVERVFEDRAEASL, from the coding sequence ATGACAGCTACCGATTCCATCAAGATCCTCCTGGCCGAGGATGATGAGGCCATGCGAACCTATCTTACGCGTGCGCTCGACAATGCAGGATACGACGTAAAAAGCGTTGCCATGGGCACCGAAGCCGTTCCCCTGCTCGAATCGGAGCATTTCGACCTCTTGCTGTCCGACATCGTGATGCCGGAAATGGACGGGATCGAACTCGCACAGCGTTGCGGCGAGATCAGCCCGAAGACGAAGGTCATGTTCATTACCGGCTTTGCTGCCGTCACCCTGCGTGCCAGCCGTGAACAGCCGCAGGCGAAAGTGCTGTCCAAGCCCTTCCACCTGCGCGATCTCGTGCTCGAAGTGGAACGGGTTTTCGAAGACCGGGCCGAGGCGAGCTTATAA
- a CDS encoding N-formylglutamate amidohydrolase, with amino-acid sequence MTDAEGDRRDSRIEQGGAIPGCEAQAYTLEMPVHLPLPVLIAVPHAGREYPANLLSNMRQPELAASRLEDRKVDILAREVARLTGAALLVANAPRAMIDLNRAKDDVDWEMVAGARPPVSRHSHANRRARSGLGLVPRRLPQSGEIWRGPVDNSDLQARISSVHRPYHSALARHLEKIRDDWGAALLIDMHSMPPLKPRFGAERPAHIVMGDRFGASCDNGIVERALSYIEAGNRPVAHNRPYSGGYVLDRHAAPQRGLHAIQLEICRSIYLDAQMLEPGPGLEPLARFLAGLVRELGAATANLSLKGPFAQAAE; translated from the coding sequence ATGACAGATGCCGAGGGTGACCGCCGCGATTCGCGGATCGAGCAGGGCGGGGCAATCCCCGGCTGCGAAGCTCAGGCATATACCCTCGAAATGCCGGTACATCTGCCATTGCCCGTCCTCATCGCAGTCCCGCATGCAGGGCGGGAGTATCCGGCCAACCTCCTATCGAACATGCGCCAGCCCGAGCTTGCGGCATCGCGTCTCGAAGATCGCAAGGTCGATATACTCGCAAGGGAAGTCGCCAGGCTGACAGGTGCAGCCCTGCTGGTCGCGAATGCACCGCGCGCGATGATCGATCTCAACCGGGCGAAGGACGATGTGGATTGGGAGATGGTCGCAGGTGCCAGGCCGCCCGTATCGCGGCATTCGCACGCCAATCGCAGGGCGCGCAGCGGCCTCGGCCTGGTACCCCGTCGATTGCCCCAATCGGGGGAGATCTGGCGGGGGCCGGTCGACAATTCCGACCTCCAGGCGCGTATCTCGAGTGTGCACCGTCCATATCATTCCGCACTGGCGCGACACCTGGAGAAGATCCGCGACGATTGGGGCGCAGCCCTCCTCATCGACATGCATTCGATGCCGCCCCTGAAGCCGCGCTTCGGCGCGGAACGGCCGGCACATATCGTAATGGGTGACCGCTTCGGAGCATCATGCGACAACGGCATCGTCGAGCGTGCATTGTCCTATATCGAAGCCGGCAACCGGCCAGTCGCACACAACCGACCCTATTCGGGTGGTTATGTGCTCGATCGGCACGCGGCACCCCAGCGTGGGCTCCATGCCATCCAGCTGGAGATTTGCCGGTCGATATATCTCGATGCGCAAATGTTGGAGCCGGGTCCGGGGCTAGAACCCCTGGCGCGATTCCTTGCGGGTCTGGTGCGTGAACTTGGCGCTGCGACCGCGAACCTCTCGCTCAAGGGGCCTTTTGCGCAGGCAGCCGAGTAG
- a CDS encoding FAD-binding oxidoreductase — translation MSDPGSFVSDVRALLGERGFTSDPELMSPWLTDWRGRFAGAAIGIASPANTQEVSAFVALCDRHDVPIVPQGGNSGMSGGATPDTAGHSVLLSLRRMDAIRAFDSDAGQIVCEAGVILQNLHEVAEKEGLRFPLTLGGKGSATVGGLISTNAGGTQVLRHGTMRAQVLGIEAVLANGEIFNGLTALKKDNRGFDLKQLLIGSEGTLGIVTAANLRLLPATEERVVAWIGLKSIGDARRLLRKLQARLPDHLEGFEVVPAHCLSAVLDHLPAAKAPLEREHAWNALVECTGTSAEIDSVRERLEEQLASAMEDGLVNDAVFAANERQAEDFWTLRDSIAPAERALGPAVQHDISVPVEKMPQFVEAAIPAVEEAFPGTSGVAFGHLGDGNVHFHVLAEPGATRREWENGTGKEISRFVHDLVTEYEGSISAEHGIGQLKRDELGRLGDPVSLSLMRSIKGALDPKGLLNPGKLVPLAPGDAKP, via the coding sequence ATGAGCGATCCGGGCAGCTTTGTAAGCGATGTACGCGCCCTTCTGGGCGAGCGCGGTTTCACCTCCGATCCCGAGCTTATGTCTCCGTGGCTGACCGATTGGCGAGGTCGTTTTGCTGGCGCTGCCATCGGTATCGCCTCGCCCGCGAACACGCAGGAAGTTTCGGCCTTTGTCGCCCTGTGCGACAGGCATGATGTTCCGATCGTACCCCAGGGCGGAAACAGCGGAATGTCGGGTGGCGCGACACCGGACACTGCAGGCCACAGCGTGCTGCTATCGCTCCGCCGGATGGACGCCATCCGCGCGTTCGACAGTGACGCGGGACAGATCGTCTGCGAAGCAGGAGTTATTCTTCAGAACCTGCACGAAGTAGCTGAAAAGGAAGGACTTCGCTTTCCATTGACCCTGGGCGGGAAAGGGTCTGCGACCGTCGGTGGCCTAATCTCCACGAACGCAGGGGGTACGCAGGTGCTGCGACATGGCACGATGCGCGCTCAGGTCCTGGGCATCGAAGCGGTCCTCGCGAATGGCGAGATATTCAACGGCCTCACGGCGCTTAAAAAGGATAACCGCGGCTTCGATCTCAAGCAGTTGCTGATCGGTTCCGAAGGTACTCTCGGTATCGTGACCGCCGCGAACCTTCGGCTATTACCCGCAACGGAAGAACGGGTGGTGGCCTGGATTGGCCTGAAATCGATTGGCGATGCACGCCGCCTGTTACGGAAACTGCAGGCACGCTTGCCCGATCATCTCGAAGGGTTCGAGGTCGTTCCTGCGCACTGCCTGTCAGCTGTCCTCGATCACCTCCCCGCCGCGAAAGCCCCGCTGGAGCGTGAGCACGCATGGAACGCGCTGGTGGAATGCACTGGAACGTCGGCGGAGATCGATTCCGTTCGCGAAAGGCTTGAAGAACAATTGGCCAGCGCCATGGAAGACGGCCTCGTCAATGACGCCGTTTTCGCTGCGAACGAACGCCAAGCCGAAGATTTCTGGACCCTGCGCGATTCCATCGCCCCTGCAGAACGGGCGCTGGGGCCCGCAGTCCAGCACGATATTTCCGTACCGGTGGAGAAGATGCCGCAATTCGTCGAGGCGGCGATACCGGCTGTGGAAGAGGCCTTTCCGGGAACGAGCGGGGTCGCCTTTGGTCACCTTGGCGATGGAAACGTCCATTTCCACGTGCTCGCAGAACCCGGTGCCACGCGCCGCGAGTGGGAGAATGGTACGGGCAAGGAAATCAGTCGCTTCGTTCACGATCTTGTCACCGAATATGAAGGTTCGATCAGCGCCGAACACGGGATCGGGCAACTCAAGCGTGACGAATTGGGCCGTCTGGGCGATCCGGTTTCACTGTCACTGATGCGGAGTATCAAGGGTGCGCTGGACCCCAAGGGCCTGCTCAATCCGGGCAAGCTGGTGCCGCTTGCGCCGGGGGACGCAAAGCCCTAA
- a CDS encoding bifunctional GNAT family N-acetyltransferase/carbon-nitrogen hydrolase family protein: MIKDIRGISALVRRAYDDLPAYKQSEIRGQINNFPEGCFVALLDDEIVGYCASMQLPEPVVFAPHDWDEISGNGYGSRHDPTGDWLYGYEMCVDPKVRGVRIGRRLYEERRALAEERDLTGIVFGGRMPGYDRARRRKNNRVESPQDYLEQVLSGKLHDQVLRFQLANGFEPDGILENYLPEDKKSHGHAIKMVWRNPYVDRDQPVKKRLPRGVESVRVATCQLQARAVKDYDEFLGAIEYFVDVASDYESDFIVFPELFTLMLLSYEAKELSPLEAIERLSEYTPRLKTDISEFALRYNINIIAGSHPTRMEDGDIHNVAYVCLRDGSVHEQEKIHPTPNERYWWNIKGGDKIDVIQTDCGPIGVQICYDSEFPELSRKLADEGARIIFVPFCTDSRQGYLRVRYCGQARAIENQCFVVLSGNVGNLPNVGNMDIQYAQSCILTPCDFPFARDGIAAEASENVETLTISDINLADLSWARAEGTVRNLADRRFDLYRIEWDESGDHPGKTKPRAEPLGTGGPGGG; encoded by the coding sequence ATGATCAAGGACATTCGCGGAATTTCCGCGCTTGTCCGGCGCGCCTACGACGACCTGCCTGCCTACAAGCAGAGCGAGATTCGCGGACAGATCAACAACTTCCCCGAAGGTTGTTTCGTCGCCCTGCTCGATGATGAGATCGTGGGTTACTGCGCTTCGATGCAGCTACCGGAACCGGTGGTCTTCGCTCCCCATGATTGGGACGAGATATCGGGCAACGGCTATGGCAGCCGCCACGATCCGACCGGCGATTGGCTCTACGGCTATGAAATGTGCGTCGACCCAAAGGTCAGGGGCGTGCGCATCGGTCGTCGCTTGTACGAGGAACGCCGCGCGCTGGCCGAGGAACGCGACCTCACCGGCATCGTATTTGGCGGCCGCATGCCTGGGTATGACCGTGCCCGCCGGCGCAAGAACAACAGGGTCGAAAGCCCGCAGGACTACCTCGAGCAGGTGCTGTCCGGAAAACTGCACGACCAGGTCCTGCGCTTCCAGTTGGCCAACGGGTTCGAACCCGACGGCATCCTCGAAAACTACCTGCCCGAAGACAAGAAATCCCATGGCCATGCCATCAAGATGGTGTGGCGCAATCCCTATGTGGATCGCGACCAGCCGGTAAAGAAGCGCCTGCCTCGCGGCGTGGAATCCGTCCGTGTCGCGACCTGCCAGCTGCAGGCACGTGCGGTGAAGGATTACGACGAATTCCTTGGCGCGATCGAATATTTTGTCGACGTCGCGTCCGATTACGAAAGCGACTTCATCGTCTTTCCCGAATTGTTCACGCTGATGCTGTTGAGCTACGAGGCGAAGGAACTCTCGCCTCTCGAGGCGATCGAGCGACTTTCGGAATACACCCCGCGCCTCAAAACCGACATCTCCGAATTCGCGCTGCGGTACAACATCAACATCATCGCCGGATCGCATCCCACCCGCATGGAGGACGGCGACATCCACAATGTCGCCTATGTCTGCCTGCGCGATGGTTCGGTCCACGAACAGGAGAAGATCCACCCTACCCCCAACGAGCGGTACTGGTGGAACATCAAGGGCGGTGACAAGATCGACGTCATCCAGACCGACTGCGGCCCGATCGGCGTCCAGATCTGTTACGACAGCGAGTTTCCGGAGCTCAGCCGCAAGCTCGCCGACGAGGGTGCGCGGATCATCTTCGTACCGTTCTGCACCGACAGCCGGCAGGGCTATTTGCGGGTTCGATATTGCGGACAGGCTCGTGCAATTGAAAACCAGTGTTTCGTCGTCCTGTCGGGCAATGTCGGCAATTTGCCCAACGTCGGAAACATGGACATCCAGTACGCGCAAAGCTGCATCCTCACGCCGTGCGATTTCCCATTTGCCCGCGACGGCATTGCAGCCGAGGCCAGCGAAAACGTCGAAACCCTGACGATCAGCGATATCAATCTCGCCGACCTCAGCTGGGCTCGCGCAGAAGGCACGGTGCGCAACCTCGCCGACCGCCGGTTCGATCTTTACCGGATCGAATGGGACGAAAGCGGCGACCATCCCGGCAAGACCAAGCCGCGGGCCGAGCCTCTTGGTACGGGCGGACCCGGCGGGGGCTGA
- a CDS encoding SapC family protein, whose product MASAPQPQLPVFYNDLMPLNSRDHKGWKSTQLNDATFFGTSHAVPITVEEFVDAQRSFPIVFTSGEGALPIALMGLNEGVNTFVGEDGKLTEDVYVPAYVRRYPYMLARLRPDSDDLSLCFDPSAGVVGEFDEGNELFDAEGKPTEFTNGVMEFCRNFEEAGVRTQNFMADLAKHDLLMDGEIAITRNDDPERPFVYRGFRMVDENKLRELPTEVLEELNKSGALMMIHAHLFSLNLMRVIFARQSAQGKIPQPNAAQPAG is encoded by the coding sequence ATGGCGAGCGCGCCGCAGCCCCAACTGCCTGTTTTCTACAACGACCTCATGCCCCTCAACAGCCGCGATCACAAAGGCTGGAAGAGCACGCAGTTAAACGACGCCACATTCTTTGGCACAAGCCATGCTGTTCCGATCACCGTCGAAGAATTCGTCGATGCGCAGCGTTCGTTCCCGATCGTTTTCACCAGCGGCGAAGGCGCCCTGCCCATCGCTCTGATGGGCCTGAACGAAGGCGTGAACACTTTCGTCGGCGAAGACGGCAAGCTGACCGAAGATGTGTACGTCCCGGCATACGTCCGTCGCTATCCCTACATGCTGGCACGCCTGCGTCCCGACAGCGACGATCTTTCGCTTTGCTTCGACCCGAGCGCCGGCGTTGTCGGTGAATTCGATGAAGGCAACGAGCTTTTCGACGCCGAAGGCAAGCCGACCGAATTCACGAATGGCGTGATGGAATTCTGCCGCAACTTCGAAGAAGCCGGCGTCCGCACCCAGAACTTCATGGCAGATCTCGCCAAGCACGATCTCCTGATGGACGGCGAAATCGCGATCACGCGCAATGACGATCCCGAGCGCCCCTTCGTTTACCGCGGCTTCCGCATGGTCGACGAAAACAAGCTGCGTGAACTTCCGACCGAAGTTCTCGAAGAGCTGAACAAGAGCGGCGCGTTGATGATGATCCACGCCCATCTTTTCTCGCTCAACCTGATGCGCGTGATCTTTGCCCGCCAATCGGCACAGGGCAAGATTCCGCAGCCCAACGCAGCACAGCCGGCAGGCTGA